A region of Chiloscyllium plagiosum isolate BGI_BamShark_2017 chromosome 37, ASM401019v2, whole genome shotgun sequence DNA encodes the following proteins:
- the LOC122541338 gene encoding radiation-inducible immediate-early gene IEX-1-like, translating to MRSPHSLPLTLQHHPPAGQPYSLSSRRSTDPEIFTFEPIPEHKPNHRGKRRSLKVLYPLYQSRKSLPTKKDMAKRLYLLLLSIVILQVYSATEPGEEEASPISEAQQLETSSEEASPPTQPVFTLDSAAVCILTVPGGTADNTTVRTV from the exons ATGCGCTctccccactctctccctctcaccctgCAGCACCATCCCCCGGCAGGACAACCCTACAGCCTGAGCAGCCGGAGGAGCACCGACCCGGAGATCTTCACCTTCGAGCCGATCCCGGAGCACAAACCCAACCACAGGGGCAAGAGGCGGTCACTGAAGGTGCTCTATCCGCTCTACCAG TCTCGGAAATCCCTTCCCACCAAGAAGGACATGGCTAAGAGGCTGTACCTGCTGCTGCTGTCCATTGTAATCCTGCAGGTGTACAGCGCTACCGAGCCTGGGGAAGAGGAGGCCAGTCCCATCTCGGAGGCACAGCAGCTGGAGACCAGCAGCGAAGAAGCCTCCCCGCCCACTCAGCCGGTTTTCACGTTGGATTCGGCTGCTGTCTGCATCCTGACGGTCCCAGGAGGAACTGCAGACAACACCACGGTCCGTACTGTTTGA